In Hwangdonia lutea, a single window of DNA contains:
- a CDS encoding cupin-like domain-containing protein produces the protein MALNLQDIPRVKTISKEAFLTQYFKPQKPVVIERFIEDWPAYSKWNLAYIKQIAGDITVPLYDDRPVDYKEGFNEPHAKMKMADYVDLLKREPTKYRIFLWNILKEVPQLQNDFSYPDFGLRLMKGLPMLFFGGRDSYTFMHYDIDLANIFHFHFEGKKRVILFDQKQNDYLYKIPHSLITREDIDFNNPDFEKWPMLKKAQGFKAELNHGEVLYMPEGYWHYMRYITPGFSMSLRAIARNPKNFGKAVYNLLIMRNYDNAMRRLKGQQWIDWKNEQAIVRTHQKNGFTR, from the coding sequence TTGGCACTAAACCTACAAGACATTCCGCGAGTAAAAACGATTTCGAAAGAGGCCTTTTTAACGCAGTATTTTAAACCGCAAAAACCTGTGGTTATTGAGCGTTTTATTGAGGATTGGCCCGCTTACAGCAAATGGAACTTAGCGTATATTAAGCAGATTGCCGGCGATATTACCGTGCCGCTTTACGACGACAGACCCGTAGATTACAAAGAGGGTTTTAACGAGCCGCATGCCAAAATGAAAATGGCCGATTATGTAGATTTATTAAAACGCGAGCCTACCAAATACCGCATTTTTTTATGGAATATTTTAAAGGAAGTGCCCCAATTGCAAAACGATTTTAGCTACCCCGATTTTGGATTGCGCCTTATGAAAGGCTTGCCCATGCTGTTTTTTGGCGGTAGGGATTCGTACACTTTTATGCATTACGATATTGATTTGGCCAATATTTTCCATTTTCATTTTGAGGGCAAAAAACGGGTTATTTTGTTCGACCAAAAACAGAATGACTATTTGTATAAAATTCCGCACTCGTTAATTACCAGGGAAGATATCGATTTTAACAATCCGGATTTTGAAAAATGGCCCATGCTAAAAAAGGCCCAAGGTTTTAAAGCCGAACTAAACCATGGCGAAGTGCTTTACATGCCCGAAGGTTATTGGCATTACATGCGGTATATTACACCCGGGTTTTCCATGAGTTTGCGCGCCATAGCCCGTAATCCCAAAAACTTCGGAAAGGCTGTTTACAACCTTTTAATTATGCGCAATTACGACAATGCGATGCGCCGCTTAAAAGGGCAGCAATGGATTGATTGGAAAAACGAGCAAGCCATTGTACGAACCCATCAAAAAAACGGTTTTACTCGATAA
- a CDS encoding regulatory protein RecX → MYSKKTYTLQEATKKLEHYCAYQERCHQDVRQKLEGMHMIPEAIDVIIVHLLKHNYLNEARFAKTFVSGKFRIKGWGRRRLTFELKKKDISKVNINQALNAIENEEYIEVFNSLAEKKANAIKETNIFKKRKKLIDYLLYRGWESALVYEKANEIIK, encoded by the coding sequence ATGTATTCCAAAAAAACATATACCCTACAAGAAGCTACCAAAAAACTGGAGCATTATTGCGCGTATCAAGAGCGCTGCCATCAAGACGTTAGGCAAAAGCTAGAAGGTATGCACATGATACCCGAAGCCATTGATGTAATTATAGTACACCTATTAAAACACAACTATCTTAACGAAGCACGTTTTGCCAAAACATTTGTAAGTGGTAAGTTTAGAATTAAGGGATGGGGACGGCGTCGTTTAACTTTCGAACTAAAGAAAAAAGACATAAGCAAAGTTAATATAAATCAAGCACTTAATGCTATTGAAAACGAGGAGTACATCGAGGTTTTCAATAGTTTAGCCGAAAAAAAAGCCAATGCCATTAAAGAAACCAACATTTTTAAGAAACGTAAAAAATTAATCGATTATCTGTTATATCGTGGTTGGGAATCGGCTTTGGTGTACGAAAAAGCCAACGAGATTATTAAATAA